Genomic segment of Mucilaginibacter sabulilitoris:
GGGCATCACGCGCTATGTCAACCATTGGCGAATACACCCAGTTAAGCCCTTCAGCTGTGGCTTCTTTAGCCGCTATCTGGGCCGACCGCTTTATCAGCCCCATATCCCAGGAGGCCGATAAACCCAATGGGATTGGAAAAATTGTACGGTGCCCGTGTATTACGTCGAGCCCAAAAATAAGCGGAATATGCAGTCTTGAACCTTTTACTGCCAGGTCCTGCACTTCCTTTACATGATCGGCTCCCCAAATACCAAACACACCGCCAATTGCGCCTTTTTTAATCTTATCTTCAACCCCTTTATTCACCACCGAACCCGTTGTTGCCGCGCCTATAGTTACCAGGTTTAGGTGTCCTATTTTTTCGTCAATGGTCATTTTGCCCATCAGGCCATTAACAAAAACATTCATTTTAGCATCATCGGTTTTGGTTTGGGCCGATATCTTATTAAAAGGCAGCAACGCTACAACACAAAGTGCGCTGAACCTGTTAATACCACGGGGTAAAAAATACTTTCTCATTTTTTTAATTTAGATATATTGGAAACGGATAAACAAATATGGACATAAAAAAAGCCATGTAACTGTAAACTAACAACTTATTTTAATAAAATTTTATGGCTTTTAATTGGTTAAAATAAAACACATCAATGGTGTACAATGTACACAATTGTAATTATTATAATTAAAAAATCAAACTATTTTTGTACAATAGCACAAATGTTAACTAAAAAACAACTTATTGAGTTCTGCAGTGATGCCCGTAAAAACTACCTCGATCATGTTTCTATTGATTGTGTGGTATTTGGTTTTCATGAAGGACAGATGAAAGTGCTGCTGCTGCGACCACATGATGAAACCAAGTGGTTACTGCCGGGAGGATTTGTAATGAGACAGGAGCCTATTGAAATGGCGGCCAACCGTATATTGAAAGAACGTACCGGGCTTGATAAGATATTTTTGCAACAGTTTTTTGTTTTTGGAGATCCTGACCGCGCAAAATTTCACCATGACCTATATAAAGAGATGCTGCCCGATGATGAAAACTGGTTTTCAAACCGTTTTTTATCCATAGGCTATTACGCGCTGGTTGATTTTTTTGGGGTTGTTCCGCAACCCGATCAGTTCTCTGCAACCTGCACCTGGCGTGATCTGGATGATATGCCCGAATTTCTGCTTGACCACGAACAGATTTTTAAAGGTGCTTTAGATGCACTGCGGCTGCAACTAAACTACCAGCCTATAGGCTATAACCTGATGCCCAAACAGTTTACAATGCCCGAACTACAAAAACTGTATGAAAGCATACTGGGTAAAAAACTCGACAGGCGTAATTTTCAGCGGCGTATACTGGGGTTTGGCATCCTGAACCGGGCCGAGCAGCCACGCAAAGGTGGGGCACACAAAGCCCCTTACCTGTATTCGTTTGATCTGGAGAAATATCAAAACGCGCTTACCGAGGGCTTTAAAGGCGGGTGGTAGTTGTTTTAAGTATTGAATTAGATGTTGGAGTATCGAATTCTGAGTTTTAAGTTCAGAACTCAATACTCATCACTCAGAACTACTCTACTATGTACTCGAGTTTTACCTGTATATGCAGGTCTTCGTTCATTTTTGCAAACTGCCTTGGGTTGCGGGTAAAATCGGCATCAGTGTCCATGTACATGTTAATTATTTTAACCTCTTCCGGGTGTTTATCGGTTCCTATATTGTAAGTAAGGCCATTACCGCTCTCCAGGCTTTGCTTTAGCTCCAGGTATTGTTTACCTGTTATCATGATCATTTTTTCTGCAGTCATTTGTTTAGTTCTATAATTGGTTGCCGCAAAATATAAAAAACATAAAATAGGTCAAAATCACCTATTTGAAGCATTTGCATTGCTCTTTATTCCGTTTGCTATATTTACTTCAAATATAACTTATAACTGATATAATTTCTCTTAATGCTCAACCTTAAAAAATTACTCGCCATAACATTTTTGTTTGGCGGTGCCGCATATGCGCAAAATACATTACCAATTGCGGTCAATCTGCAAAATACCTATACCAAAGGCACACGAACTACAGACGGAGCACCCGGCAAAAATTACTGGCAAAACACTGCCGACTATAACATCAAAGTAAATTTCAACCCACAAAATCGGACTCTTACCGGCACAGTATCTATTGACTACTTTAATAACAGCCCTGATACACTGAGCAGGGTCGAGTTCAAGTTGTACCCTAATTTATATAAAAAAGGCGTGATACGCGATATGGCTGTATCGGCTTCTGATCTTACCGATGGCGTACATATCCGGTCCCTGAGTATTGATAACCAGCTGCAGGATAGCGCCCGGCGTAAAATTGATGGAACAAATATGATGGTGCACGTGCGGCCGATATTACCAAAACAAAAGGCCCATTTTGATATTGCATACACTTATACCCTCAACAAAACATCGCATATACGCACCGGGCAAATTGATCCGGGTGCGTTTTTTATAGCTTACTTTTTTCCACGGATTGCCGTTTACGATGATATTGACGGGTGGAACGAATATCCTTACCTGGGCTCTCAGGAATTTTATAATGATTTTTGCCACTTTAATGCGGAGATCACGGTACCCGGCAACTACCAGGTTTGGGCTACCGGTAACCTGAAAAACACCGACGAAGTGTATCAGCCTAAATATACCCGACTGATCAACCAGGCCGGAGCCAGCGATAAAGTAACAGACATTATTACCGAGGCCGATATAAAAGCCGGCAACATTACCAAAAACAGCACCTCCAACACATGGAAATTTGAAGCCGACAGCGTTACCGACTTGGTTTTTGCTTTAAGCGATCATTACATCTGGAAAGCGTCAAGTTTGGTGGTAGATCCAAAAACCAAACGCCGTACCCGTGTCGATGCGGTTTTTAACCCCGTTCACAAAGATTATTTTGAGGTGGTGAACTATGCCCGCAAAACAGTAGAAACCATGAG
This window contains:
- a CDS encoding M1 family metallopeptidase — encoded protein: MLNLKKLLAITFLFGGAAYAQNTLPIAVNLQNTYTKGTRTTDGAPGKNYWQNTADYNIKVNFNPQNRTLTGTVSIDYFNNSPDTLSRVEFKLYPNLYKKGVIRDMAVSASDLTDGVHIRSLSIDNQLQDSARRKIDGTNMMVHVRPILPKQKAHFDIAYTYTLNKTSHIRTGQIDPGAFFIAYFFPRIAVYDDIDGWNEYPYLGSQEFYNDFCHFNAEITVPGNYQVWATGNLKNTDEVYQPKYTRLINQAGASDKVTDIITEADIKAGNITKNSTSNTWKFEADSVTDLVFALSDHYIWKASSLVVDPKTKRRTRVDAVFNPVHKDYFEVVNYARKTVETMSYRFPKWPYPYPHETVFDGLDQMEYPMMVNDNPLENSVDAIELTDHEIFHTMFPFYMGTNETKYGWMDEGWATIAEWLISPVIDSKIVDTYGVGPTENSAGNEQDAPIMTLTPQLTGMAKFTDSYPKPAMAYLYVKDMLGDELFTKALHYYINQWHGKHPMPYDFFNCMNTGSGTNLNWFWKNWFFDGGIPNLAISKVSNQQQKYTVTINSIGTKPVPVNLTVYYTDGSKQLVHQSIACWAKGEKTTTVQFTAAKPIKQLVLGTTYDPDTDKSDNVWKPL
- a CDS encoding NUDIX hydrolase, whose amino-acid sequence is MLTKKQLIEFCSDARKNYLDHVSIDCVVFGFHEGQMKVLLLRPHDETKWLLPGGFVMRQEPIEMAANRILKERTGLDKIFLQQFFVFGDPDRAKFHHDLYKEMLPDDENWFSNRFLSIGYYALVDFFGVVPQPDQFSATCTWRDLDDMPEFLLDHEQIFKGALDALRLQLNYQPIGYNLMPKQFTMPELQKLYESILGKKLDRRNFQRRILGFGILNRAEQPRKGGAHKAPYLYSFDLEKYQNALTEGFKGGW